A window of Cellulomonas fimi contains these coding sequences:
- a CDS encoding helix-turn-helix transcriptional regulator — MTSRADAEQRRSDLARLRRVRDRIDREYAQPLDVEALARGAHMSAGHLSRQFKAAYGESVYAYLMTRRIERAMALLQRGDMTVTEVCFAVGCQSLGTFSTRFTELVGVPPSVYRGSAEHSTAGMPSCVAKQVTRPVRNREATPSEPRLA, encoded by the coding sequence GTGACCAGCAGGGCCGACGCCGAGCAGCGCCGCAGCGACCTCGCGCGGCTGCGTCGCGTGCGCGACCGGATCGACCGGGAGTACGCGCAGCCGCTCGACGTCGAGGCGCTCGCGCGGGGTGCGCACATGTCGGCGGGACACCTGTCGCGCCAGTTCAAGGCCGCGTACGGCGAGTCGGTCTACGCGTACCTCATGACGCGGCGGATCGAGCGGGCGATGGCGCTGCTCCAGCGCGGCGACATGACGGTGACCGAGGTCTGCTTCGCGGTCGGCTGCCAGTCGCTCGGGACGTTCTCGACGCGGTTCACCGAGCTCGTCGGCGTGCCGCCGAGCGTGTACCGCGGGTCCGCCGAGCACAGCACCGCGGGCATGCCGTCGTGCGTCGCCAAGCAGGTGACGCGACCGGTCAGGAATCGAGAAGCGACGCCCTCGGAGCCGCGCCTAGCGTGA
- a CDS encoding VOC family protein encodes MDITIANTFLPHDDPDAALAFYRDVLGFEVRNDVGYGDMRWITVGPAGQPGTSIVLYPPAADPGVTDDEKRTITEMMAKGTYATLVFATADLDATFDKLQAAGAEVVQEPTDQPYGIRDAAFRDPAGNQLRLNQVG; translated from the coding sequence ATGGACATCACCATCGCCAACACGTTCCTCCCCCACGACGACCCCGACGCCGCGCTCGCGTTCTACCGCGACGTGCTGGGCTTCGAGGTCCGCAACGACGTCGGCTACGGCGACATGCGGTGGATCACCGTCGGTCCCGCCGGCCAGCCGGGCACGTCGATCGTCCTCTACCCGCCGGCGGCCGACCCGGGCGTCACCGACGACGAGAAGCGCACCATCACCGAGATGATGGCGAAGGGCACGTACGCGACGCTCGTCTTCGCGACCGCCGACCTCGACGCGACGTTCGACAAGCTCCAGGCCGCGGGCGCCGAGGTCGTGCAGGAGCCGACGGACCAGCCGTACGGCATCCGCGACGCCGCGTTCCGCGACCCGGCCGGCAACCAGCTGCGTCTCAACCAGGTCGGCTGA
- a CDS encoding excinuclease ABC subunit UvrA, with translation MSTATSTAPAASHVADSHDLIRVQGARENNLKDVSLEIPKRRLTVFTGVSGSGKSSLVFATIAAESQRMINETYSAFVQGFMPSLARPEVDRLEGLTTAIIVDQERMGSNPRSTVGTATDANAMLRILFSRLGQPHIGSPNAFSFNVPSVKGAGAITVQRGDRTKAEKAEFSMLGGMCPRCEGMGAVTDFDRTALYDDTKSLNEGALTVPGYTMDGWYGRIFRGSGFFDPDKPIKDYGKRELDDLLYKEPTKIKVEGINITYEGLIPKIQKSILSKDVDAMQPHIRAFVEKAVTFQTCPECEGTRLAAEARSSRIAGKNIADVCAMQISDLAQWVRGLDEPTVAPLIAGLQHLLDSFTEIGLGYLSLDRPAGTLSGGEAQRTKMIRHLGSSLTDVTYVFDEPTIGLHPHDIQRMNELLLQLRDKGNTVLVVEHKPESIAIADHVVDLGPGAGTGGGTLCYEGTVEGLRASGTITGRHLDDRATLKADVRAARGALEIRGASTHNLRDVDVDVPLGVLCVVTGVAGSGKSSLIHGSVAKRDGVVVIDQGAIRGSRRSNPATYTGLLDPIRKAFAKANGVKPALFSSNSEGACPTCNGAGVIYTDLGVMATVESTCEECEGRRFQASVLEYTLGGKNIAEVLAMPVTEAEEFFGTGDARTPAAHAILDRLTDVGLGYLTLGQPLTTLSGGERQRLKLATQMGEKGGIYVLDEPTTGLHLADVAQLLGLLDRLVDSGKSVIVIEHHQAVMAHADWIIDLGPGAGHDGGRVVFEGTPADLVADRSTLTGQHLATYVGA, from the coding sequence ATGAGCACCGCCACGAGCACCGCACCGGCCGCGTCGCACGTCGCGGACAGCCACGACCTGATCCGCGTGCAGGGTGCGCGCGAGAACAACCTCAAGGACGTCAGCCTCGAGATCCCGAAGCGGCGGCTCACGGTCTTCACCGGGGTGTCCGGGTCGGGCAAGTCGTCGCTGGTGTTCGCGACGATCGCCGCCGAGTCGCAGCGGATGATCAACGAGACGTACAGCGCGTTCGTGCAGGGCTTCATGCCGTCGCTCGCGCGCCCGGAGGTCGACCGGCTCGAGGGCCTGACGACCGCGATCATCGTCGACCAGGAGCGCATGGGCTCGAACCCGCGCTCGACGGTCGGCACCGCGACCGACGCGAACGCGATGCTCCGGATCCTGTTCAGCCGCCTCGGGCAGCCGCACATCGGGTCGCCCAACGCGTTCTCGTTCAACGTGCCGTCCGTCAAGGGCGCGGGCGCGATCACGGTGCAGCGCGGCGACCGCACCAAGGCGGAGAAGGCCGAGTTCTCGATGCTCGGCGGGATGTGCCCGCGGTGCGAGGGCATGGGCGCGGTCACCGACTTCGACCGGACCGCGCTGTACGACGACACCAAGTCGCTCAACGAGGGCGCGCTCACCGTCCCCGGCTACACGATGGACGGCTGGTACGGACGCATCTTCCGTGGCAGCGGCTTCTTCGACCCCGACAAGCCGATCAAGGACTACGGCAAGCGCGAGCTCGACGACCTGCTCTACAAGGAGCCGACCAAGATCAAGGTCGAGGGCATCAACATCACGTACGAGGGCCTGATCCCCAAGATCCAGAAGTCGATCCTGTCGAAGGACGTCGACGCGATGCAGCCGCACATCCGCGCGTTCGTCGAGAAGGCCGTGACGTTCCAGACGTGCCCGGAGTGCGAGGGCACGCGACTGGCGGCGGAGGCGCGCTCGTCGCGGATCGCGGGCAAGAACATCGCCGACGTGTGCGCGATGCAGATCAGCGACCTCGCCCAGTGGGTCCGCGGGCTCGACGAGCCGACCGTCGCGCCCCTGATCGCCGGCCTGCAGCACCTGCTCGACTCGTTCACCGAGATCGGCCTCGGCTACCTCTCGCTCGACCGGCCCGCGGGGACGCTGTCGGGCGGCGAGGCGCAGCGCACCAAGATGATCCGGCACCTCGGGTCGTCGCTCACCGACGTCACGTACGTGTTCGACGAGCCGACGATCGGCCTGCACCCGCACGACATCCAGCGCATGAACGAGCTGCTGCTCCAGCTGCGCGACAAGGGCAACACGGTGCTCGTCGTCGAGCACAAGCCCGAGTCCATCGCGATCGCCGACCACGTCGTCGACCTCGGTCCGGGCGCGGGCACCGGCGGCGGCACCCTCTGCTACGAGGGGACCGTCGAGGGCCTGCGCGCGAGCGGCACGATCACGGGCCGGCACCTCGACGACCGCGCGACCCTCAAGGCCGACGTCCGTGCGGCGCGCGGTGCGCTCGAGATCCGCGGCGCGTCGACGCACAACCTCCGCGACGTCGACGTCGACGTGCCGCTCGGCGTGCTGTGCGTCGTGACGGGCGTGGCCGGGTCCGGCAAGAGCTCGCTCATCCACGGCTCGGTCGCGAAGCGCGACGGCGTCGTCGTGATCGACCAGGGTGCGATCCGCGGGTCGCGGCGCAGCAACCCCGCGACCTACACCGGCCTGCTCGACCCGATCCGCAAGGCGTTCGCGAAGGCCAACGGCGTCAAGCCCGCGCTGTTCAGCTCGAACTCCGAGGGTGCGTGCCCGACGTGCAACGGCGCGGGCGTGATCTACACCGACCTCGGGGTCATGGCGACCGTCGAGTCGACGTGCGAGGAGTGCGAGGGCCGCCGGTTCCAGGCGAGCGTGCTGGAGTACACGCTGGGCGGCAAGAACATCGCCGAGGTGCTCGCGATGCCCGTGACCGAGGCGGAGGAGTTCTTCGGTACCGGCGACGCGCGCACGCCCGCCGCGCACGCGATCCTCGACCGGCTGACCGACGTCGGGCTCGGCTACCTCACGCTCGGCCAGCCGCTGACGACGCTGTCGGGCGGCGAGCGGCAGCGGCTCAAGCTCGCGACCCAGATGGGCGAGAAGGGCGGCATCTACGTGCTCGACGAGCCGACGACCGGCCTGCACCTCGCGGACGTCGCGCAGCTCCTCGGCCTGCTCGACCGGCTCGTCGACTCCGGCAAGTCCGTCATCGTGATCGAGCACCATCAGGCCGTGATGGCGCACGCCGACTGGATCATCGACCTCGGGCCCGGCGCGGGCCACGACGGCGGGCGGGTCGTCTTCGAGGGCACCCCGGCCGACCTCGTCGCGGACCGGTCGACGCTCACGGGACAGCACCTGGCGACGTACGTCGGCGCCTGA